The following coding sequences lie in one Musa acuminata AAA Group cultivar baxijiao chromosome BXJ3-1, Cavendish_Baxijiao_AAA, whole genome shotgun sequence genomic window:
- the LOC135629164 gene encoding probable CCR4-associated factor 1 homolog 6, producing the protein MAINVGKANLVEQLELILSLRGSYPIVAIDTEFPGFIRDTPRNATEEERYNDVKHNVDNMHLIQLGVALFDEGGNTPWPGCCWQFNFSDFDPDVDASSPDSIELLVQSGHDFQQNRLHGIDAQRCAYLVCVKLFCQPYSSKYVTFHGLYDVAFVIKMITRAPLPNTLNEFSDLVGTIFGQIYDLKYLSRFCGGLRRGEIGLVGLSRLLNFEPVGIRHQAAYDSLLIGALFNKMKQRRHNIEDDRSASVLYGIENRCVKNRTRRIDRRGRPYPRRQQHPLAAMGLAV; encoded by the coding sequence ATGGCCATCAACGTGGGGAAGGCAAACCTTGTGGAGCAATTGGAGCTCATCCTCAGTCTCCGTGGCTCCTACCCGATAGTGGCAATCGATACGGAGTTCCCGGGGTTCATTCGCGACACCCCTCGCAATGCCACCGAGGAAGAAAGATACAATGACGTGAAGCACAACGTGGATAACATGCACCTGATCCAGCTGGGCGTCGCCTTGTTCGACGAAGGCGGCAACACCCCATGGCCGGGGTGCTGTTGGCAGTTCAATTTTTCGGATTTCGATCCCGATGTGGATGCTTCCTCTCCCGACTCCATCGAGTTGTTGGTACAGAGCGGGCACGACTTCCAGCAAAACCGACTACACGGCATCGACGCGCAGCGGTGCGCCTATCTGGTATGCGTGAAGCTCTTCTGCCAACCCTACAGCTCCAAGTATGTTACGTTTCATGGACTCTACGACGTGGCATTTGTGATAAAGATGATCACCCGAGCCCCACTGCCCAACACCTTGAACGAGTTCTCCGATTTGGTGGGGACCATCTTCGGCCAGATTTATGATCTCAAATATCTATCTCGATTTTGTGGAGGACTGCGTCGGGGAGAGATTGGTTTGGTGGGACTATCAAGGTTATTGAACTTTGAACCCGTAGGGATCCGTCACCAAGCAGCATATGACAGTCTACTAATTGGGGCACTCTTCAACAAAATGAAGCAACGAAGGCATAACATAGAGGACGACAGATCTGCATCGGTCCTCTATGGTATAGAGAATAGATGCGTCAAGAACAGGACTCGAAGGATTGACCGAAGAGGTCGGCCTTACCCAAGACGGCAGCAACACCCATTGGCTGCCATGGGGTTGGCGGTTTAA
- the LOC135629166 gene encoding probable CCR4-associated factor 1 homolog 11, with product MAINVGKANLVEQLELILSLRGSYPIVAIDTEFPGFIRDTPRNATEEERYNDVKHNVDNMHLIQLGVALFDEGGNTPWPGCCWQFNFSDFDPDVDASSPDSIELLVQSGHDFQQNRRHGIDARRCAYLVCVKLFCQPYSSKYVTFHGLYDVAFVIKMITRAPLPNTLNEFSDLVRSIFGQIYDLKYISRFCGGLRRGEIGLVGLSRLLNFEPVGIRHQAAYDSLLIGALFNKMKQRRHNIEDDRSASVLYGIENRCVKNRRTRRIDQRGRPYPRRQQHPLAAMGLAV from the coding sequence ATGGCCATCAACGTGGGGAAGGCAAACCTTGTGGAGCAATTGGAGCTCATCCTCAGTCTCCGTGGCTCCTACCCGATAGTGGCAATCGATACAGAGTTCCCGGGGTTCATTCGCGACACCCCTCGCAATGCCACCGAAGAAGAAAGATACAATGACGTGAAGCACAACGTGGATAACATGCACCTGATCCAGCTGGGCGTCGCCTTGTTCGACGAAGGCGGCAACACTCCATGGCCGGGGTGCTGTTGGCAGTTCAATTTTTCGGATTTCGATCCCGATGTGGATGCTTCCTCTCCCGACTCCATCGAGTTGTTGGTACAGAGCGGGCACGACTTCCAGCAAAACAGACGACACGGCATCGACGCGCGGCGGTGCGCCTATCTGGTATGCGTGAAGCTCTTCTGCCAACCCTACAGCTCCAAGTATGTTACGTTTCATGGACTCTACGACGTGGCATTTGTGATAAAGATGATCACCCGAGCCCCACTGCCCAACACCTTGAACGAGTTCTCTGATTTGGTGAGGTCCATCTTCGGCCAGATTTATGATCTCAAATATATATCTCGATTTTGTGGAGGACTGCGTCGGGGAGAGATTGGTTTGGTGGGACTATCAAGGTTATTGAACTTTGAACCCGTAGGGATCCGTCACCAAGCAGCATATGACAGTCTACTAATTGGGGCACTCTTCAACAAAATGAAGCAACGAAGGCATAACATAGAGGACGACAGATCTGCATCGGTCCTCTATGGGATAGAAAATAGATGCGTCAAGAACAGGAGGACTCGAAGGATTGACCAAAGAGGTCGGCCTTACCCAAGACGGCAACAACACCCCTTGGCTGCGATGGGGTTGGCAGTTTAG